A stretch of Sporichthya brevicatena DNA encodes these proteins:
- a CDS encoding polysaccharide deacetylase family protein, which yields MAGLSVAVALGARQAGTPAETMTPVAAETERTRPLLPHTRPDCAVQKCVALTFDDGPGPQTRALLRMLRRANAVATWFPVGEVAAAHPERLRAIARAGHEIGNHSWSHPVLPRQGDLTVAGEITRTADVVERATGVRPRLVRPPYGALSPRVRVALKQLGAPIVLWDVDPLDWKYRDADLVHRNVVDFVRPGSIVLLHDIHASTVAAVPLILATLAAQGYTFVSVSDLFGTALRAGRVHTDHAAA from the coding sequence GTGGCGGGGTTGTCGGTCGCGGTCGCGCTGGGGGCGCGGCAGGCCGGTACACCGGCGGAGACGATGACGCCCGTCGCCGCGGAGACCGAGCGGACCCGTCCGCTGCTGCCGCACACCCGCCCGGACTGCGCGGTGCAGAAGTGCGTCGCGCTGACCTTCGACGACGGTCCGGGGCCGCAGACCCGCGCGCTGCTGCGGATGCTGCGGCGCGCGAACGCGGTCGCGACGTGGTTCCCGGTCGGCGAGGTCGCCGCCGCACATCCCGAACGGCTGCGAGCGATCGCGCGCGCGGGTCACGAGATCGGCAACCACTCCTGGTCGCACCCGGTCCTGCCGCGACAGGGCGACCTCACGGTGGCGGGGGAGATCACCCGCACCGCCGACGTGGTCGAGCGCGCCACCGGCGTTCGGCCGCGACTGGTGCGTCCGCCCTACGGCGCGCTCTCGCCCCGGGTGCGGGTCGCCCTCAAGCAGCTCGGTGCCCCGATCGTCCTCTGGGACGTCGATCCGCTCGACTGGAAGTACCGTGACGCCGATCTCGTTCACCGCAACGTTGTCGACTTCGTGCGGCCCGGATCGATCGTGCTGCTGCACGACATCCACGCGAGCACGGTCGCGGCGGTGCCGCTGATCCTCGCCACGCTCGCCGCGCAGGGCTACACCTTCGTCAGCGTCTCCGACCTGTTCGGCACCGCGCTGCGGGCGGGCCGGGTGCACACCGATCACGCGGCCGCCTGA
- the leuS gene encoding leucine--tRNA ligase produces the protein MSDSEQAPETGADAPKFRYTAALANELERRWQDRWEAEGTFEAPNPAGPMAEPEKVAGREKLFVMDMFPYPSGSGLHVGHPLGYIATDVYGRYKRMTGYNVLHCLGYDAFGLPAEQYAVQTGQHPRVTTEANIANMRRQLRALGLGHDARRSISTTDTDYYRWTQWIFLQIFNSWYDTEADKARPIADLIAQYADGSRPTPDGRAWDELAERERRDIIDSHRLAYLSHAPVNWCPGLGTVLANEEITADGRSERGNFPVFKRNLRQWMMRITAYADRLIADLDGLDWSDAIKLMQRNWIGRSQGARVDFAVTTAAGAADKITVFTTRPDTLFGATYMVLAPEHPMVDDLLPAQWPGDLPESWTGGHPTPAAAVAAYRTAAMSKSDVERQVDSKEKTGVFTGVHATNPVNGEQIPVFVADYVLMGYGTGAIMAVPAEDERDWAFAEAFGLPIRRTVQPPADWTDGPWTGEGVSINSENDEISLNGLTMAAAKERITEWLVAKGLGEATVQYKLRDWLFSRQRYWGEPFPVVYDEHGVVALPEELLPVELPEVEDYSPRTFDPNDADSDPESPLARATEWTTVTLDLGDGPKEYRRETNTMPQWAGSCWYELRYLDPTNSERLVDPENERYWMGPRSESDCGGVDLYVGGVEHAVLHLLYARFWHKVLYDLGHVSSSEPFRRLFNQGYIQAYAYRDARGVLVPADEVVEGADGVWTYNGEEVTREYGKMGKSLRNSVTPDDMFDAYGADTLRLYEMAMGPLDVSRPWDTRAVVGSFRLLQRIWRNVVDENTGKPTVQDRPVDDETARVLARTIDGVGRDMDNLRFNTAIAKLTECNNHLTRVVSAEGGLPREVAEALVLMIAPLTPHIAEELWAKLGHTGSLAYEPFPTADPALLVEDTVTCVVQVKGKVRDRLEVPADITEEALVELALASEAVQRALDGAGVRTVVARPPKLVNVVPA, from the coding sequence ATGAGCGACTCCGAGCAGGCCCCCGAGACCGGCGCCGACGCCCCGAAGTTCCGCTACACCGCGGCGCTCGCCAACGAGCTGGAACGCCGCTGGCAGGACCGGTGGGAGGCGGAGGGCACGTTCGAGGCGCCCAACCCCGCCGGGCCCATGGCCGAGCCGGAGAAGGTCGCCGGCCGGGAGAAGCTCTTCGTGATGGACATGTTCCCGTACCCCTCGGGGTCGGGACTGCACGTCGGGCACCCGCTGGGCTACATCGCGACCGACGTCTACGGCCGCTACAAGCGCATGACGGGTTACAACGTCCTGCACTGCCTCGGGTACGACGCGTTCGGTCTGCCGGCCGAGCAGTACGCGGTGCAGACCGGTCAGCACCCGCGGGTCACGACCGAGGCGAACATCGCCAACATGCGCCGTCAGCTGCGCGCGCTGGGCCTGGGGCACGACGCCCGCCGCTCGATCTCCACGACGGACACCGACTACTACCGGTGGACGCAGTGGATCTTCCTGCAGATCTTCAACTCCTGGTACGACACCGAGGCCGACAAGGCCCGGCCGATCGCCGACCTGATCGCCCAGTACGCCGACGGGTCCCGGCCGACGCCGGACGGCCGCGCGTGGGACGAGCTGGCCGAGCGCGAGCGCCGCGACATCATCGACTCGCACCGCCTCGCCTACCTCTCGCACGCGCCGGTGAACTGGTGCCCCGGCCTGGGCACGGTGCTGGCGAACGAGGAGATCACCGCCGACGGTCGCAGCGAGCGCGGCAACTTCCCGGTCTTCAAGCGCAACCTGCGCCAGTGGATGATGCGCATCACCGCCTACGCCGACCGGCTGATCGCCGACCTCGACGGGCTGGACTGGTCCGACGCCATCAAGCTGATGCAGCGCAACTGGATCGGCCGCTCGCAGGGCGCCCGCGTCGACTTCGCGGTGACCACCGCGGCCGGCGCGGCGGACAAGATCACCGTCTTCACGACGCGTCCCGACACCCTGTTCGGCGCGACGTACATGGTGCTCGCGCCCGAGCACCCGATGGTCGACGACCTGCTGCCCGCGCAGTGGCCGGGCGACCTGCCCGAGTCCTGGACCGGCGGGCACCCGACGCCCGCGGCCGCGGTGGCGGCGTACCGGACCGCGGCGATGTCGAAGTCGGACGTCGAGCGGCAGGTCGACTCGAAGGAGAAGACCGGCGTCTTCACCGGTGTCCACGCGACGAACCCGGTGAACGGTGAGCAGATCCCGGTCTTCGTCGCCGACTACGTCCTGATGGGGTACGGCACCGGCGCGATCATGGCCGTCCCGGCCGAGGACGAGCGTGACTGGGCGTTCGCCGAGGCGTTCGGGCTGCCGATCCGCCGCACCGTCCAGCCGCCGGCGGACTGGACCGACGGGCCGTGGACCGGTGAAGGCGTCTCGATCAACTCGGAGAACGACGAGATCTCGCTGAACGGCCTGACGATGGCCGCGGCGAAGGAACGCATCACCGAGTGGCTGGTCGCCAAGGGTCTGGGTGAGGCGACGGTCCAGTACAAGCTGCGCGACTGGCTGTTCAGCCGCCAGCGGTACTGGGGCGAGCCGTTCCCCGTCGTCTACGACGAGCACGGTGTCGTGGCGCTGCCGGAGGAGCTGCTGCCGGTCGAGCTGCCGGAGGTGGAGGACTACTCGCCGCGGACGTTCGACCCGAATGACGCCGACTCAGATCCGGAGTCGCCGCTCGCCCGCGCGACCGAGTGGACGACCGTCACGCTGGACCTGGGCGACGGGCCCAAGGAGTACCGGCGGGAGACCAACACGATGCCGCAGTGGGCGGGCTCGTGCTGGTACGAGCTGCGCTACCTGGACCCGACGAACTCCGAGCGTCTGGTCGACCCGGAGAACGAGCGCTACTGGATGGGCCCGCGCAGCGAGAGCGACTGCGGCGGTGTCGACCTGTACGTCGGCGGTGTCGAGCACGCCGTGCTGCACCTGCTGTACGCGCGCTTCTGGCACAAGGTGCTCTACGACCTGGGCCACGTCTCCTCGTCCGAGCCGTTCCGTCGCCTGTTCAACCAGGGCTACATCCAGGCCTACGCCTACCGCGACGCGCGGGGTGTGCTGGTGCCGGCCGACGAGGTCGTCGAGGGTGCGGACGGCGTATGGACCTACAACGGCGAAGAGGTCACCCGCGAGTACGGGAAGATGGGCAAGTCCCTGCGCAACTCCGTCACGCCGGACGACATGTTCGACGCGTACGGCGCGGACACCCTCCGGCTGTACGAGATGGCGATGGGCCCGCTGGACGTCTCCCGGCCGTGGGACACCCGTGCGGTCGTCGGCTCGTTCCGGCTGCTGCAGCGGATCTGGCGCAACGTCGTCGACGAGAACACCGGCAAGCCGACGGTGCAGGACCGTCCGGTCGACGACGAGACCGCGCGCGTGCTCGCGCGGACCATCGACGGCGTCGGCCGCGACATGGACAACCTGCGCTTCAACACCGCCATCGCGAAGCTGACCGAGTGCAACAACCACCTGACCCGCGTCGTGAGCGCGGAGGGCGGGCTGCCGCGTGAGGTCGCCGAGGCGCTGGTGCTGATGATCGCGCCGCTGACGCCGCACATCGCCGAGGAGCTGTGGGCCAAGCTCGGCCACACCGGCTCGCTCGCGTACGAGCCGTTCCCGACCGCCGACCCGGCCCTGCTGGTCGAGGACACCGTCACCTGCGTCGTCCAGGTCAAGGGCAAGGTCCGCGACCGGCTCGAGGTCCCGGCCGACATCACCGAGGAGGCGCTGGTCGAACTCGCCCTCGCCTCCGAGGCGGTCCAGCGCGCCCTCGACGGCGCCGGCGTCCGCACCGTCGTCGCCCGGCCGCCGAAGCTGGTCAACGTCGTCCCCGCCTGA
- a CDS encoding histidine phosphatase family protein yields the protein MNHDGSARRRIVVWRHGQTTWNFDGRFQGQSDVELDATGIEQAARAAQILAALAPTAIVSSDLSRARATAEALAKVTELPVALDERLRETFLGTWQGRTRAEVEELFPGEAAAWLAGGLERRGGGEHMTEVADRAVAAVLDALAPLPPRATLVAVTHGGAGRVLIAQMIGLPPEQWKVLGGLANCCWSVLSERPGGDTGPRWVLTEHNAGTLPQPVLSDDR from the coding sequence GTGAACCACGACGGGAGCGCGCGCCGGCGCATCGTCGTCTGGCGGCACGGCCAGACGACCTGGAACTTCGACGGCCGCTTCCAGGGCCAGTCCGACGTCGAGCTCGACGCAACCGGCATCGAGCAGGCCGCGCGAGCGGCGCAGATCCTCGCGGCGCTGGCCCCGACCGCGATCGTGTCCTCCGACCTCAGCCGGGCGCGGGCGACCGCGGAGGCGCTGGCGAAAGTGACGGAGCTTCCGGTCGCGCTCGACGAGCGGCTGCGTGAAACCTTCCTCGGGACCTGGCAGGGCCGGACCCGCGCCGAGGTCGAGGAGCTGTTCCCGGGCGAGGCCGCGGCCTGGCTCGCGGGGGGCCTCGAGCGCCGTGGTGGCGGTGAGCACATGACGGAGGTCGCCGACCGGGCCGTCGCCGCCGTCCTCGACGCCCTCGCCCCGCTCCCGCCCCGGGCCACGCTTGTCGCGGTGACGCACGGCGGCGCCGGGCGCGTCCTGATCGCGCAGATGATCGGCCTGCCGCCCGAGCAGTGGAAGGTCCTCGGCGGGCTCGCGAACTGCTGCTGGTCCGTGCTGTCCGAGCGTCCCGGGGGCGACACCGGCCCGCGTTGGGTCCTCACCGAGCACAACGCCGGAACCCTCCCGCAGCCGGTCCTGTCCGACGACCGCTGA
- a CDS encoding hemolysin family protein translates to MSDSTALGVAVLLLAFNAFFVGAEFALISARRTQIEPRAAAGSRAAEITLGAMGNVSQMMAGAQLGITICSLGLGAIGEPAVAHLLEPWVERAGLPEDALHPIAFAVALTAVVALHVVLGEMVPKNIAIAGPERAALVLGPALVAVVAVLKPFVVSLNAIANAVLRLLRIPPADEVRSTYTRDEVAELVEESHREGLLDAEEYELLHGALEFEDRSVERLVIPEYAFSTVSRFATCGDVEARCAATGFSRFGVRNDESLVGYVHVKDVLRDAGPDEPLPADAIRPLVRVPADAPLSEALRVLQAAGSHLAAATDATGRTIGVLMLEDVLEELVGEIRDSSRRTPGA, encoded by the coding sequence GTGAGCGACTCCACCGCGCTCGGCGTCGCCGTCCTGCTGCTCGCCTTCAACGCGTTCTTCGTCGGCGCGGAGTTCGCGCTGATCTCCGCCCGCCGGACCCAGATCGAACCGCGCGCAGCCGCGGGCTCCCGCGCGGCCGAGATCACGCTCGGGGCGATGGGCAACGTCTCGCAGATGATGGCGGGCGCGCAGCTCGGCATCACGATCTGCTCGCTCGGTCTCGGCGCCATCGGCGAGCCCGCCGTGGCGCACCTGCTCGAACCGTGGGTCGAGCGCGCGGGCCTGCCCGAGGACGCCCTGCATCCGATCGCGTTCGCGGTCGCGCTCACCGCTGTCGTCGCCCTGCACGTCGTGCTCGGCGAGATGGTGCCGAAGAACATCGCGATCGCCGGCCCCGAACGCGCCGCGCTCGTGCTCGGGCCCGCGCTGGTGGCCGTGGTCGCGGTGCTCAAGCCGTTCGTGGTCTCGCTGAACGCGATCGCCAACGCCGTGCTGCGCCTGCTGCGGATCCCGCCCGCCGACGAGGTGCGGTCCACCTACACGCGGGACGAGGTCGCCGAGCTCGTCGAGGAGTCGCACCGCGAGGGCCTGCTCGACGCCGAGGAGTACGAACTGCTCCACGGCGCCCTCGAGTTCGAGGACCGCTCGGTCGAACGCCTGGTGATCCCCGAGTACGCATTCAGCACGGTCTCGCGGTTCGCCACGTGCGGCGACGTCGAGGCCCGCTGCGCCGCCACGGGGTTCTCCCGCTTCGGCGTCCGGAACGACGAGTCCCTCGTCGGCTACGTCCACGTCAAGGACGTCCTCCGCGACGCCGGGCCGGACGAGCCGCTGCCGGCCGACGCGATCCGTCCGCTGGTCCGCGTGCCCGCCGACGCCCCGCTCTCCGAGGCGTTGCGAGTTCTGCAGGCTGCCGGGAGTCACCTCGCCGCCGCGACCGACGCGACGGGACGCACCATCGGCGTCCTCATGCTCGAGGACGTGCTCGAAGAACTCGTGGGCGAGATCCGCGACTCCAGCCGCCGGACGCCCGGCGCCTGA
- the rsfS gene encoding ribosome silencing factor, which yields MTASPRAVELAIAAAEAASDKLADDILAFDVSDQLFITDIFVLCSGSNDRQVKSIVDEIEHRLRGLGERPVRREGEREGRWVLLDYAEIVVHVQHTEDRMYYALERLWKDCPSIELPEAVRMSRLRAAGD from the coding sequence TTGACCGCATCACCCCGCGCAGTCGAACTGGCGATCGCCGCGGCCGAGGCCGCCTCCGACAAGCTCGCCGACGACATCCTCGCCTTCGACGTCAGTGATCAGCTGTTCATCACGGACATCTTCGTGCTCTGTTCCGGCTCGAACGACCGGCAGGTCAAGTCGATCGTCGACGAGATCGAGCACCGGCTCCGGGGGCTCGGTGAGCGCCCCGTCCGTCGTGAGGGGGAGCGGGAGGGCCGCTGGGTCCTGCTCGACTACGCCGAGATCGTGGTGCACGTCCAGCACACCGAGGACCGCATGTACTACGCCCTCGAGCGGCTCTGGAAGGACTGCCCGAGCATCGAGCTGCCCGAGGCCGTGCGGATGAGCCGGCTGCGCGCGGCCGGCGACTGA
- a CDS encoding ComEA family DNA-binding protein — protein MGLRTGSGRVAEARARAELRVRELFAVGPGPVDAVPVDAVPVDAELDAVDDPDLPGPGRVRLGLDRRAVGALLVIALGGVVIAGAVVLRARPHVEDVGPAAVVAPGSPVPGVSAAPGLAAPGIVVDVQGKVRRPGVVQLPAGSRVLDALEAAGGPRPGVATTSLNLARLLTDGEQVVLEAGDAGATAGGIGSDGLVNLNTATLADLDSLPGVGPVLAQRILDWRSEHGRFSSIEELQEVPGIGPSTFADLKSRVRV, from the coding sequence GTGGGTCTGCGGACGGGGTCGGGTCGCGTCGCCGAGGCCCGGGCACGCGCGGAGCTCCGGGTGCGGGAGCTCTTCGCGGTCGGCCCGGGGCCGGTCGACGCTGTGCCGGTCGACGCTGTGCCGGTCGACGCCGAGCTGGACGCCGTCGACGATCCGGACCTCCCCGGACCCGGCCGGGTTCGCCTCGGGCTCGACCGGCGCGCGGTGGGGGCGCTGCTGGTCATCGCGCTCGGGGGAGTGGTGATCGCCGGGGCCGTCGTCCTGCGGGCGCGCCCGCACGTCGAGGACGTCGGGCCCGCCGCCGTGGTCGCCCCGGGTTCGCCGGTCCCGGGCGTCTCGGCCGCCCCCGGCCTCGCCGCGCCCGGCATCGTCGTCGACGTCCAGGGCAAGGTGCGCCGCCCCGGGGTGGTGCAGCTGCCCGCGGGGTCGCGGGTCCTCGACGCCCTCGAGGCCGCGGGCGGTCCCCGTCCCGGCGTCGCGACGACCTCGCTCAACCTCGCCCGGCTCCTCACCGACGGCGAGCAGGTCGTCCTTGAGGCCGGGGACGCGGGCGCCACCGCCGGTGGCATCGGCTCCGACGGCCTGGTGAACCTCAACACCGCGACCCTCGCCGACCTCGACAGCCTCCCCGGCGTCGGCCCCGTCCTCGCCCAGCGGATCCTCGACTGGCGCTCCGAGCACGGCCGCTTCTCCTCGATCGAGGAGCTCCAGGAGGTCCCCGGCATCGGCCCGAGCACCTTCGCCGACCTGAAGAGCCGGGTCCGGGTCTGA
- a CDS encoding polysaccharide deacetylase family protein: MVEAQTARRRIAAVAGIVALGICLSATVVVVARTAGSDEAAAKPVASASNLAAEDSDVLSEEQARARDRAKLAAERARILGLQPPAPADEVAPAPAIPVTGDVDCSVLKCVALTFDDGPGAQTSQVLAALAEYNAVATWFPLGEMIADNPDALRAIAAAGHEIGNHSWSHPQLTALRERDVNRQITRTADLIAEVTGVRPTLVRPPYGSVSRRVNGELARLQAPIILWDVDPLDWRYQNTDRVHRSVVRQTKPGSIVLMHDIHRTTVAAVPRILRSLAHRGYTFVTVSQLYGNSLQPGRAYTDRRADLGR, translated from the coding sequence ATGGTCGAGGCGCAGACGGCCCGGCGGCGGATCGCCGCGGTGGCGGGCATCGTCGCGCTCGGGATCTGCCTGTCGGCGACGGTCGTGGTCGTCGCGCGTACCGCCGGCTCGGACGAGGCGGCCGCCAAACCGGTCGCGTCCGCGTCGAACCTCGCCGCCGAGGATTCCGACGTCCTCAGCGAGGAACAGGCCCGCGCCCGCGACCGCGCGAAGCTCGCCGCGGAGCGCGCGCGGATCCTCGGGCTGCAACCCCCGGCGCCGGCGGACGAGGTGGCTCCGGCGCCGGCGATCCCGGTCACGGGGGACGTGGACTGCTCCGTCCTCAAGTGCGTCGCGCTGACCTTCGACGACGGCCCCGGCGCGCAGACGAGCCAGGTGCTCGCCGCCCTCGCGGAGTACAACGCGGTGGCGACGTGGTTCCCGCTCGGCGAGATGATCGCCGACAACCCGGACGCCCTGCGCGCGATCGCGGCCGCCGGGCACGAGATCGGCAACCACTCCTGGTCGCACCCGCAGCTGACCGCGCTGCGCGAACGGGACGTCAACCGGCAGATCACCCGCACCGCCGACCTCATCGCAGAGGTCACGGGCGTTCGTCCGACGCTGGTCCGCCCGCCGTACGGCTCGGTCTCGCGCCGGGTCAACGGGGAACTCGCGCGCCTGCAGGCGCCGATCATCCTGTGGGACGTCGACCCGCTCGACTGGCGCTACCAGAACACCGACCGCGTCCACCGCAGCGTCGTGCGCCAGACCAAGCCCGGCTCGATCGTGCTGATGCACGACATCCACCGCACGACGGTCGCGGCCGTCCCGCGGATTCTGCGCTCGCTGGCCCACCGCGGCTACACGTTCGTGACGGTGTCTCAGCTGTACGGCAACAGCCTGCAGCCCGGTCGCGCCTACACCGACCGCCGCGCGGACCTCGGTCGCTGA
- a CDS encoding hemolysin family protein has protein sequence MTEAAFLLLALALVAACGLFVAAEFSFVTVDRAAVDRAAADGDRAARGAQHALQTLSTQLSGAQVGITVTNLAIGFLAEPAIARLVDGPLRDAGVADGWVHPVALTISLTLATAVTMIFGELVPKNLAIARPLAVARATQGFQRGFTSLNRGPIRVLNGAANAILRRFGIEPQEELRSARSAEELASLVHRSALEGVLGSPTAALLERSLAFGDRTAGDIRTPRVRVRSVHADDPAAAVIALARETGLSRFPVLGDGADDVRGLVHVKQAVAVPAERRAEVTVAAIASPPVLVPDTLDLDSLSARLRDHGLQMAVVVDEYGGVSGVVTLEDLVEELVGEIADEHDPGEQPVRPVRAGVWSLSGLLRVDEVRDRTGVALPESDVYETVAGLVLHELGRLPEVGDTVAVEVRTEATPADAREAATAPARLAVVSMDRRRVDRVELTVDAS, from the coding sequence GTGACCGAGGCCGCCTTTCTGCTCCTCGCCCTCGCCCTCGTCGCCGCGTGCGGCCTGTTCGTCGCGGCGGAGTTCTCCTTCGTGACCGTCGACCGGGCCGCGGTCGACCGCGCGGCCGCCGACGGGGACCGCGCCGCCCGCGGCGCCCAGCACGCGCTGCAGACGCTGTCGACGCAGCTCTCCGGCGCGCAGGTCGGGATCACCGTGACCAACCTCGCGATCGGGTTCCTCGCCGAGCCCGCGATCGCCCGGTTGGTGGACGGCCCGCTCCGCGACGCCGGGGTCGCCGACGGGTGGGTGCACCCCGTCGCCCTGACGATCAGCCTGACGCTGGCGACGGCGGTCACGATGATCTTCGGCGAGCTCGTGCCGAAGAACCTCGCGATCGCCCGGCCGCTGGCCGTGGCCCGCGCGACCCAGGGTTTCCAACGCGGGTTCACGAGCTTGAACCGCGGGCCGATCCGCGTGCTCAACGGCGCGGCCAACGCGATCCTGCGCCGGTTCGGCATCGAACCGCAGGAGGAACTGCGCTCGGCCCGCTCCGCCGAGGAGCTCGCCTCGCTGGTGCACCGCTCGGCCCTGGAGGGCGTGCTCGGATCCCCGACCGCGGCGCTGCTCGAACGGTCCCTCGCCTTCGGCGACCGCACCGCCGGCGACATCCGCACGCCGCGCGTCCGGGTGCGGTCGGTGCACGCCGACGACCCGGCCGCCGCCGTCATCGCACTGGCCCGCGAGACCGGGCTCTCCCGCTTCCCCGTCCTCGGTGACGGCGCCGACGACGTCCGCGGCCTCGTGCACGTCAAGCAGGCGGTCGCCGTCCCGGCCGAGCGCCGCGCGGAGGTGACGGTCGCCGCGATCGCCTCACCGCCGGTGCTCGTCCCGGACACGCTCGACCTCGACTCGCTCAGCGCCCGGCTCCGCGACCACGGCCTGCAGATGGCGGTCGTCGTCGACGAGTACGGCGGGGTCTCCGGCGTCGTGACGTTGGAGGACCTCGTCGAGGAGCTCGTGGGCGAGATCGCGGACGAGCACGACCCCGGCGAGCAGCCGGTCCGCCCGGTGCGCGCCGGCGTGTGGTCGCTGTCGGGCCTGCTCCGGGTCGACGAGGTGCGCGACCGCACCGGCGTCGCGCTGCCGGAGTCCGACGTCTACGAGACGGTCGCCGGCCTGGTGCTGCACGAGCTCGGCCGGCTGCCGGAGGTCGGCGACACCGTCGCCGTCGAGGTCCGGACCGAAGCCACGCCCGCCGACGCCCGGGAGGCCGCGACCGCGCCGGCCCGGCTCGCGGTGGTGTCGATGGACCGGCGCCGCGTCGACCGCGTCGAGCTGACGGTGGACGCCTCGTGA